From bacterium BMS3Abin02, a single genomic window includes:
- the suhB_2 gene encoding inositol-1-monophosphatase: MNDLQLARSATREGASAVRRLFGHLTSVDYKGKVDPVTAADRESEERIRTLVSRERPGDAFLGEEEGGNLENAERTWIVDPLDGTVNFVHGVPHVAVSVALYEGGQPLVGVVLDVFRREEFHAITGGGAWLDDRRLAVSPTKSLDEAIVATGFPYDRRDRANEYAHTLGAVLARIQGLRRMGTASLDLTWIAAGRYDAYWELNLGPWDVAAGLLLVREAGGVVTNRNGDTSTPLDDHFIASNALVHTEWRSLIDASLAGPRVDSAS; this comes from the coding sequence ATGAACGATCTTCAACTTGCGAGGTCAGCGACGCGCGAAGGGGCGTCGGCAGTCAGGCGCCTCTTCGGACACCTGACATCGGTCGACTACAAGGGCAAAGTCGATCCGGTCACGGCCGCAGATCGAGAATCCGAAGAACGCATCCGGACGCTGGTGTCGCGAGAGCGACCCGGCGACGCGTTCCTGGGCGAGGAAGAAGGTGGCAATCTCGAGAATGCCGAACGGACGTGGATCGTCGATCCGCTCGACGGCACGGTGAACTTCGTGCACGGCGTGCCACACGTCGCCGTCTCCGTCGCTCTCTATGAAGGCGGACAGCCGCTGGTCGGTGTCGTCCTCGACGTGTTTCGGCGAGAGGAGTTCCATGCCATCACGGGCGGCGGAGCGTGGCTGGACGATCGGCGTCTGGCAGTGTCCCCCACGAAGTCTCTCGATGAAGCCATCGTCGCAACGGGGTTCCCGTACGATCGTCGTGATCGAGCGAACGAGTACGCACACACCCTCGGCGCCGTCCTGGCCCGTATTCAGGGTCTTCGGCGCATGGGGACCGCATCGTTGGATCTCACATGGATCGCTGCAGGTCGGTACGACGCTTATTGGGAGCTGAACCTCGGCCCATGGGATGTCGCTGCGGGGCTTCTCCTCGTGCGAGAGGCCGGTGGCGTCGTGACGAACAGAAACGGGGATACTTCCACCCCACTGGACGATCACTTCATCGCATCCAATGCACTCGTGCATACCGAATGGCGCAGCCTCATCGACGCGTCACTCGCCGGGCCGAGGGTAGATTCTGCTTCGTAG
- a CDS encoding nitroreductase A — protein MAHSTNPYALIKGLRAVRQFTADPLPDQDVDRILEAGRWTGSSKNTQRWAFVPLRDEAAREAISVCGNYTAPLRNATFGIALVRLPDGYEFDIGRVAQNMMLAAAALGIASCPVTLHDAQCTRRTLDLPDGHDCRYAIAFGYQDPRSERRSRSERTYGGRKPMSELVWEFPH, from the coding sequence ATGGCTCATTCCACGAACCCGTATGCACTGATCAAGGGACTCAGAGCCGTCCGGCAATTCACAGCAGATCCCCTCCCCGATCAGGATGTGGATCGCATCCTCGAGGCGGGTCGCTGGACGGGCAGCTCCAAGAATACGCAACGCTGGGCGTTCGTCCCGCTGCGCGACGAGGCAGCGCGCGAGGCGATCTCGGTGTGCGGCAACTACACGGCGCCCCTCCGCAATGCAACCTTCGGCATCGCGCTGGTTCGACTTCCGGACGGCTACGAGTTCGATATCGGGCGGGTGGCGCAGAACATGATGCTGGCCGCCGCCGCCCTGGGAATCGCGTCGTGCCCGGTAACGCTGCACGACGCCCAATGCACCCGCCGTACCCTCGACCTCCCCGATGGCCATGACTGTCGCTACGCAATCGCCTTCGGCTACCAAGACCCCCGGAGCGAACGACGCTCACGATCCGAGCGCACATACGGAGGCAGGAAACCGATGAGCGAACTCGTATGGGAGTTCCCACACTGA
- the nfdA_2 gene encoding N-substituted formamide deformylase precursor: MRLFVADLVRTARGVSGNAILVHNGKIVELGQADRLRSANIPEEHFSGGVLLPGLRDAHIHPVGYASTRGGLLLDGVPDISTLLSILADTDARLDGGWALVGSRLDDERLSDRRLPTRNDLDTVIAERPVLLARICGHIAVANTAALEAAGIGPDTSDPAAGSFDRDADGNPNGVLREAAMELVASALKTPPVDANVLLETMRHLARLGLTSLGGIVNVSGGVWTQGNELEMLTDIAADLPLRVRALVIAPTPHDLETAAHRIDKTSSLLRFGGAKEFADGSLGGHTAALQAPYADHPELVGTLLLDHSETLPRVRTALALDGSAAIHAIGDRAASHVLDLFESLIAQGADPSRLRMEHASMLHENDLRRMADMGIGACIQPAFVPSDGPWLEERLGARRAASTYRFATMARNGISLAGGSDAPVESPDPFAGMAAARDRAGFWPEESLTANEAFALFTDDAARLLDEPEPLAPGSPADFVVVDRDPLTTSPAQLREASVLSTWVGGRKV, translated from the coding sequence ATGCGCCTCTTCGTGGCCGATCTGGTTCGAACGGCGCGAGGAGTCTCCGGGAACGCCATCCTCGTTCACAACGGAAAGATCGTCGAACTGGGCCAAGCCGACCGGTTGCGATCGGCGAACATCCCGGAGGAGCACTTCTCCGGCGGAGTGCTCCTCCCAGGCCTTCGTGACGCTCACATCCATCCTGTCGGATACGCCTCCACCAGAGGAGGCCTCCTCCTCGACGGAGTTCCGGATATCTCGACGCTGCTGTCGATACTCGCAGACACCGATGCCCGCCTCGACGGCGGTTGGGCGCTGGTCGGGAGTCGCCTCGACGACGAGCGCCTGTCCGATCGGCGCCTGCCGACCAGGAACGATCTCGACACCGTCATCGCAGAACGTCCGGTGCTTCTGGCTCGAATCTGCGGCCACATCGCAGTGGCGAACACCGCAGCGCTCGAGGCGGCGGGAATCGGACCGGACACCTCAGACCCTGCCGCAGGTTCCTTCGACCGTGACGCAGACGGGAATCCAAACGGGGTCCTACGGGAGGCGGCGATGGAGCTCGTTGCGTCGGCTCTGAAGACACCTCCTGTCGACGCCAACGTCCTCCTCGAAACGATGCGCCATCTTGCCCGTCTCGGGCTCACATCACTCGGCGGGATCGTCAACGTCTCCGGCGGCGTCTGGACGCAGGGAAACGAACTCGAGATGCTCACCGACATAGCCGCGGACCTCCCCCTGCGGGTTCGCGCTCTCGTAATTGCCCCTACGCCGCACGACCTCGAGACAGCAGCGCATCGAATCGACAAGACCTCATCCCTGCTGCGTTTCGGTGGCGCCAAGGAGTTCGCAGACGGAAGCCTCGGAGGGCACACGGCGGCGTTACAGGCCCCGTATGCAGACCATCCAGAGCTCGTCGGCACCCTCCTGCTGGATCATTCCGAGACGCTGCCACGAGTACGCACGGCGCTTGCCCTCGACGGATCCGCCGCCATCCACGCGATTGGTGATCGCGCCGCATCCCACGTCCTCGACCTGTTCGAATCGCTCATCGCCCAAGGTGCCGATCCATCCCGACTCCGCATGGAGCACGCGTCGATGCTGCATGAGAACGACCTCCGGCGCATGGCAGACATGGGTATCGGCGCCTGCATCCAGCCGGCGTTCGTACCCTCGGACGGCCCCTGGCTGGAAGAACGCCTCGGCGCACGGCGCGCGGCATCTACGTACCGGTTTGCGACGATGGCTCGAAACGGGATCAGCTTGGCCGGCGGTTCGGACGCCCCGGTGGAATCACCGGACCCCTTCGCCGGTATGGCGGCAGCACGAGACCGCGCGGGCTTCTGGCCGGAAGAGTCTCTCACCGCGAATGAGGCATTTGCACTCTTCACCGACGACGCCGCCCGTCTTCTCGATGAACCAGAACCCCTTGCCCCGGGCAGCCCGGCGGACTTCGTCGTTGTCGATCGTGACCCCTTGACCACGTCGCCTGCACAGCTTCGTGAGGCAAGTGTGCTCTCCACCTGGGTGGGAGGGCGAAAGGTCTGA
- the fabG_4 gene encoding 3-oxoacyl-[acyl-carrier-protein] reductase FabG codes for MDTDLHDKGVLVTGGAGGIGQAVVRAFASEGAKVAIHYRTSEAAALGLAAEVDGVALGADLRLEEEADELVPRAVEALGCLDICVANAGVWLSEDLRLWEMPLARWEETMRANLTATFLTIRGFLRHAEKTHTGSVVMVGSTAGVFGEAGHVDYAAAKGAIMTGLLLSAKNEAARIGVRVNAVAPGWTVTPMTTEARKDPALKRRVTATMALEKLGTPEDVAAQIVALASDKISGHVTGQVVMVAGGMEGRLLRD; via the coding sequence ATGGATACCGATCTGCACGACAAGGGAGTTCTCGTCACCGGCGGCGCCGGAGGAATCGGACAGGCCGTGGTTCGAGCATTTGCTTCTGAGGGAGCGAAGGTGGCGATCCACTACCGGACTTCGGAGGCAGCGGCGCTGGGACTTGCAGCAGAGGTCGATGGAGTGGCGCTGGGAGCAGATTTGCGACTCGAAGAGGAAGCGGACGAACTCGTGCCGCGAGCAGTGGAGGCATTGGGCTGCCTCGACATCTGTGTTGCCAACGCCGGCGTATGGTTATCCGAGGATCTCCGCCTCTGGGAGATGCCCTTGGCCAGATGGGAAGAGACCATGAGAGCGAACCTCACGGCGACCTTCCTCACGATACGGGGGTTCCTGCGTCACGCCGAGAAGACACACACGGGAAGCGTCGTGATGGTTGGTTCGACGGCCGGCGTATTCGGAGAGGCCGGCCACGTGGACTATGCCGCCGCAAAGGGTGCCATCATGACGGGCCTTCTGCTCAGTGCCAAGAACGAAGCGGCTCGGATCGGCGTCAGGGTGAACGCCGTTGCACCGGGATGGACGGTCACGCCGATGACGACGGAGGCCCGAAAGGATCCGGCCCTCAAACGGCGGGTGACGGCGACGATGGCGCTGGAGAAACTCGGAACCCCGGAGGATGTCGCCGCACAGATCGTTGCACTCGCCTCCGACAAGATCTCTGGCCACGTCACCGGTCAGGTCGTCATGGTCGCCGGCGGCATGGAAGGCAGGCTTCTTCGGGACTGA
- the csoR_2 gene encoding copper-sensing transcriptional repressor CsoR: MKEDHKRNALNRLKTIRGHLDGVIAMVEGDRYCPDVMKQVSALQASLERVNRIVLQNHLETCVADALRENRAAEIIDELMETMKYTAAVTGPAPTLDLEIQ, encoded by the coding sequence GTGAAAGAAGACCACAAGCGCAACGCACTCAACCGGCTCAAGACGATCAGAGGCCATCTCGACGGTGTCATAGCGATGGTCGAAGGAGACCGATACTGCCCGGACGTGATGAAACAGGTCTCCGCGCTCCAGGCCTCCCTGGAACGAGTAAACAGGATCGTCCTCCAGAATCATCTCGAGACCTGCGTCGCCGACGCCTTGCGGGAGAACCGTGCCGCAGAGATCATCGACGAGCTGATGGAGACGATGAAGTACACCGCGGCAGTCACCGGACCGGCGCCCACACTCGATCTGGAGATCCAATGA
- the ctpV_1 gene encoding putative copper-exporting P-type ATPase V translates to MGFGHGLGVLFRPAVPCCRRQAASRLHGEYGYPHLHRHPRRLGYSVWAFFADRALFFDTAAVIVTLILLGRFFEARSKGRASSAIGKLLELGAKQARILRDDNEVLVPIEDVAEGDLMVVKPGEKIPTDGIVIDG, encoded by the coding sequence GTGGGGTTTGGCCACGGTCTCGGAGTTCTATTTCGGCCGGCAGTTCCATGTTGCCGCCGCCAAGCGGCTTCGCGGCTTCACGGCGAGTATGGATACCCTCATCTCCATCGGCACCCTCGCCGCCTGGGGTACTCGGTCTGGGCGTTCTTCGCCGACCGGGCACTGTTCTTCGACACCGCCGCCGTCATCGTCACGCTCATTCTCCTCGGACGCTTCTTCGAGGCCCGGTCCAAAGGCCGTGCTTCCTCGGCAATCGGCAAACTCCTGGAGTTGGGCGCGAAGCAGGCCCGGATCCTGAGGGACGACAACGAGGTGCTGGTCCCGATCGAAGACGTCGCCGAAGGAGACCTGATGGTCGTCAAGCCGGGCGAGAAGATCCCGACCGACGGCATCGTCATCGACGGCTGA
- the copA_3 gene encoding copper-exporting P-type ATPase A — protein sequence MLTGESVPVDKAPGADVFGATINQQGNLMVRATRVGGETVLSQIVSLVENAQASKAPVQKLADQISGVLVPIVIGVAVVTGLAWFFTTGDVSRAIITGVAVLVVACPCALGLATPTAIMVGSGKGAQLGVVFKGAEVFERSKRVDMVMFDKTGTLTRTDSWS from the coding sequence ATGCTCACGGGCGAGTCCGTTCCGGTAGACAAGGCACCGGGAGCAGATGTGTTCGGCGCTACGATCAATCAGCAGGGCAACCTGATGGTCCGAGCCACACGTGTCGGCGGCGAGACCGTCCTCTCGCAGATCGTCAGCCTCGTTGAGAATGCTCAGGCGTCAAAAGCTCCGGTGCAGAAGCTTGCCGACCAGATCTCGGGCGTTCTTGTTCCCATCGTCATCGGCGTCGCCGTTGTTACCGGCCTGGCCTGGTTCTTCACCACCGGAGATGTCTCCCGCGCGATCATCACCGGTGTGGCGGTCCTCGTCGTGGCGTGCCCGTGCGCCCTGGGTTTGGCCACTCCGACCGCCATCATGGTCGGCTCCGGAAAGGGTGCTCAGCTTGGAGTCGTCTTCAAGGGCGCCGAGGTGTTCGAGCGGTCGAAGAGAGTGGACATGGTGATGTTCGACAAGACCGGAACGCTGACGCGCACGGACTCATGGAGTTGA
- the ctpV_2 gene encoding putative copper-exporting P-type ATPase V, with product MELTDVITTEDEETFLRLAGSIEAASEHPIARAVALGAEEREVTLERPTGFVNHTGRGVQGTVDGHDVVVGRHTLLTDLGLTVDISLVATAADLEQEGKTVFSVGWDGSARGVIAVADTVRPTARDTIRHLKQLGTRVAMITGDNQTTADAIGPLLGIDDVVAEVMPGDKAAHVERFQSQGLSVAFVGDGINDAPALTQADLGMAIGTGTDIAIESGDVILMSGDPALAGTAMKLARTTFRTIKQNLFWAFVYNTAMIPLAAAGIVNPILAAGAMATSSVSVVTNSLRLRRFQP from the coding sequence ATGGAGTTGACAGATGTCATCACGACCGAGGACGAGGAGACCTTCCTTCGACTCGCCGGATCGATCGAGGCTGCATCCGAACACCCCATCGCCCGAGCGGTCGCTCTTGGTGCAGAAGAGCGGGAGGTGACACTCGAACGGCCGACGGGTTTCGTCAACCACACCGGCCGGGGCGTCCAGGGAACCGTGGATGGCCACGATGTCGTCGTCGGGCGACACACCCTGCTCACCGACCTCGGGCTCACCGTCGACATAAGTCTCGTGGCGACAGCTGCGGACCTCGAGCAGGAGGGCAAGACCGTCTTCTCCGTCGGCTGGGATGGGTCGGCTCGCGGTGTCATCGCGGTCGCCGACACAGTAAGACCGACCGCTCGGGACACGATCCGCCATCTCAAACAACTCGGAACGCGAGTCGCGATGATCACTGGCGACAACCAGACGACCGCCGACGCCATCGGCCCTTTGCTGGGGATCGATGATGTCGTAGCCGAGGTCATGCCCGGAGACAAAGCCGCCCACGTCGAACGATTCCAATCGCAGGGACTGTCCGTCGCGTTCGTCGGCGACGGCATCAATGACGCTCCTGCGCTCACGCAGGCAGACCTCGGCATGGCGATAGGGACAGGGACCGACATCGCGATCGAGTCCGGCGACGTGATCCTCATGTCCGGCGATCCGGCTCTCGCCGGCACCGCGATGAAGCTGGCCAGGACAACGTTCCGTACGATCAAGCAGAATCTCTTCTGGGCGTTCGTCTACAACACCGCCATGATTCCCCTGGCGGCGGCCGGCATCGTCAACCCGATCCTTGCCGCCGGGGCGATGGCAACCTCGAGTGTGTCAGTGGTCACCAACTCGCTGCGGCTCCGGCGATTCCAGCCCTGA
- the thrB gene encoding homoserine kinase, with protein MSRATAPGSSGNLGPGFDTLALALELRCRVDAMRTDVWKIRQVGAHRPEHGDAVLAAARLAVGDRSPLVLTVQNEIPIGRGLGSSAAVAAAGAAAAWRAVGHTPLPSEVFGVATEIDGHPDNAAASVYGGLVSVTTEGTVLRLALHESIELVIGVPRETLSTREARKALPDSIDRNLGVRSLQRIVALVEGLRTGDAEALSAAAGDEFHESPRARLNPRAKRLIDAARRAGALHACWSGAGPSVLALTAADRRTAVVDAMRAELGNDGVVLTPEVAVDGVKGTG; from the coding sequence ATGTCTAGGGCCACGGCTCCGGGGTCATCGGGGAATCTGGGTCCCGGATTCGACACTCTCGCGCTGGCGCTGGAACTTCGCTGTCGAGTCGATGCGATGCGGACCGATGTGTGGAAGATCAGGCAAGTCGGTGCTCATCGGCCGGAGCATGGTGACGCCGTCCTCGCCGCGGCCCGGCTTGCAGTCGGGGATCGATCGCCGCTCGTGTTGACCGTCCAAAACGAGATTCCGATCGGTCGGGGGCTGGGTTCCTCCGCAGCCGTGGCCGCAGCGGGAGCTGCAGCGGCATGGCGCGCGGTCGGGCACACGCCGTTGCCGTCGGAGGTGTTTGGAGTCGCGACGGAGATCGACGGGCACCCCGACAATGCCGCGGCCTCGGTCTACGGAGGTCTCGTCTCGGTGACGACAGAGGGCACGGTTCTTCGACTCGCCCTGCACGAGAGCATCGAGTTGGTGATTGGAGTCCCTCGGGAGACCTTGTCGACGCGCGAGGCGAGGAAGGCGTTGCCGGACTCGATCGATCGCAATCTGGGAGTGAGAAGCCTGCAGAGAATCGTTGCGCTCGTCGAAGGCTTGCGAACAGGTGACGCCGAGGCGCTGTCCGCGGCTGCCGGGGACGAGTTCCACGAATCGCCGCGCGCTCGCCTCAACCCCCGGGCGAAGCGACTGATCGATGCGGCGCGACGCGCCGGAGCGCTCCACGCGTGCTGGAGCGGTGCCGGCCCTTCTGTGCTCGCACTCACTGCTGCCGACAGGCGCACAGCCGTAGTCGACGCGATGCGTGCCGAACTCGGAAACGACGGTGTCGTCTTGACACCGGAAGTGGCGGTTGACGGGGTGAAAGGGACGGGCTGA
- the fieF gene encoding ferrous-iron efflux pump FieF, translating to MSSEGSRSAVIAALLGNSTIAVAKFVAALFTGSAGMLAEAFHSVADTGNQLFLLRGLAVSHRGRSVEHPFGRGKEVYFWSFMVAVMLFVGGGVLAIQRGVQALQRPYEVTDFISNFVVLGVAIVIESLSFRVALRHFNNERGSRGVWRSLRGTKDSAVLVVLLEDSAAIVGLTVAGAGLALTRITGSTMWDGLASIVIGVLLGIVAVLLASETKELLVGEAADRSDRSAVRAVVLSVEEVDGIGKLLTMHMGPDEVLVNIEVDMRDDLTGEQVEAVMRRIETAIRGVLPEAGDIFVEPIHV from the coding sequence ATGTCGAGCGAAGGTTCCCGGTCCGCGGTCATCGCCGCGCTGTTGGGCAACAGCACCATCGCCGTCGCGAAGTTCGTGGCCGCACTCTTCACCGGGAGTGCAGGCATGCTCGCAGAGGCGTTCCATTCGGTGGCGGATACCGGCAATCAGTTGTTCCTGCTGCGGGGTCTGGCGGTCTCGCATCGCGGCCGCTCCGTGGAACATCCGTTCGGGCGTGGCAAAGAGGTGTACTTCTGGAGCTTCATGGTGGCGGTCATGTTGTTCGTCGGCGGAGGCGTCCTCGCGATTCAGCGCGGTGTACAGGCGCTGCAACGTCCCTACGAGGTGACCGACTTCATCTCGAACTTCGTCGTGCTTGGTGTTGCCATCGTGATCGAATCGCTGTCGTTTCGAGTGGCACTGAGACATTTCAACAACGAGCGGGGGAGCCGAGGCGTGTGGCGTTCGTTGCGTGGAACCAAGGACAGTGCCGTGTTGGTCGTCTTGCTGGAGGACAGCGCCGCCATCGTAGGGCTGACCGTTGCCGGTGCCGGTCTGGCACTGACACGGATCACGGGTTCGACGATGTGGGATGGGCTCGCATCGATCGTCATCGGTGTTCTCCTCGGCATCGTGGCCGTGCTGCTCGCATCGGAGACGAAGGAGTTGCTGGTCGGCGAGGCCGCAGACCGCTCGGATCGCTCGGCCGTCAGGGCAGTGGTGTTGTCGGTCGAAGAAGTCGACGGAATCGGCAAGCTACTCACGATGCACATGGGGCCAGATGAGGTGCTCGTGAATATCGAGGTCGACATGCGCGACGACCTCACCGGAGAGCAGGTGGAGGCTGTAATGAGACGGATCGAAACGGCCATTCGGGGTGTCCTTCCCGAGGCAGGCGACATTTTCGTGGAGCCGATCCATGTCTAG